From one Trifolium pratense cultivar HEN17-A07 linkage group LG1, ARS_RC_1.1, whole genome shotgun sequence genomic stretch:
- the LOC123916438 gene encoding protein PLASTID MOVEMENT IMPAIRED 1-RELATED 1-like — protein MMMKPKFDSENKDNAYDVGEIETETDWKNGQQELLHDIQELSNALYLQNTPFKPSTLSSLHNRSKSAEKTRLSKSQLNSTPRFVSEDLLIRDKKLLSLGWNWKKPLKALTHIGSRKFDCRFKLHVHSIEGLPLSFDGVRLSVHWKRKNSILQTCPSRVLQGSAEFDETLIHRCTVYGSRTASGHAVKYDSKCFLIYASIVGEPGYDIGKYQVDLTRLLPLSLDELWGDKSSGKWSTSFSLVGKALGARINVSFSYQVMKDELMRFGGCNGNVVRLINLKTGPSSLDNVVGYSPNNRDIKVRQSQNDMVLSNEAVMNSGSGFSKSITFLYQKLDEGNLDNSTWADSESSQGSNLYVSDDTEFSISEQGVEISEEDSFEFDQTGIQVVDMSTVEIINVDEIIKDADTFVDKNARCDSLDTVYSRNVNVDMADNIKHRFSFSSINLPCTKVEDSVPETSELLDQEEHYLRVESNYKAHKKSHSLDDIIDSVTSDFLKTLALESDSFRSSSDADPLSPREHLLRQFESEALASDNFAFDFDAIEEELGEDTLGHNCGNYAVDSDLSLLIGAAEEEYERENQSLIQRRKAKIIEDLETDTLMQQWGLDERDFQNSPRTWAGGFGSPIELSDEEPSILPSIGEGLGSFVQTTNGGFLRSMCPSLFKNAKNRGNLIIQASNPVVLPAKMGNDILDILLHMASARAQELHDHISKLMPLQDITGKSIKHIVSDADTNTEAPGRKGSWQHDFFEEFQSSYLTDKDQCLDSVSLEAIAPMSVNKIEALLIEGLRIQSGISNEEAPSNIHGEINNDLDGLMGLSVTLDQWSRLDSGIIQGKHSLGQILKTLKAHNYKVTELDNEGLKSAADNAEIDDNNRTYLGNHVTVAFMIQHRDPLRNYEAVGVPMLVLTQVERVDSDFVENADIDKETLQSRFKIKEIHLAGVLNKGGNRQVWGTASQQQSGLRWLLASGMCSSTVKHSSSKSKSIIVRPSSLFTNKSMNQDILWSISCVKDNMDINAHIRNVDIIFPK, from the exons ATGATGATGAAACCAAAGTTTGATTCTGAAAATAAAGATAATGCTTATGATGTTGGTGAAATTGAAACTGAAACTGATTGGAAAAATGGTCAACAAGAATTACTTCATGATATTCAAGAATTAAGCAATGCACTTTACTTGCAAAATACCCCTTTTAAGCCTTCCACACTTTCCTCACTCCATAATAGATCTAAGTCTGCTGAAAAAACCCGTTTGTCGAAATCTCAACTTAACTCAACGCCGAGATTTGTAAGTGAGGATCTGTTGATAAGGGACAAGAAGTTGTTGTCTTTAGGATGGAATTGGAAGAAGCCCTTGAAAGCTTTGACTCATATCGGTTCTCGAAAGTTTGATTGTCGCTTTAAGCTTCATGTCCATTCAATTGAGGGACTACCTTTGAGTTTTGACGGCGTTAGATTATCTGTGCATTGGAAAAGGAAAAACAGCATTTTGCAGACGTGTCCGTCAAGGGTATTGCAGGGTTCTGCAGAGTTCGATGAAACTTTGATACATAGATGTACTGTTTATGGTAGCCGCACTGCGTCTGGTCATGCTGTCAAGTATGATTCCAAGTGTTTCTTGATTTATGCGTCTATTGTAGGGGAACCTGGATATGACATTGGGAAATATCAAGTTGATCTCACAAGGCTTTTGCCTCTGAGTTTAGATGAGTTATGGGGTGATAAAAGTTCGGGGAAATGGAGTACAAGTTTTAGTTTGGTTGGAAAAGCTTTAGGAGCTAGAATAAATGTTAGTTTCAGTTATCAAGTTATGAAGGATGAATTAATGAGATTTGGTGGTTGTAATGGGAATGTTGTTAGGCTTATTAACTTGAAGACGGGTCCAAGCAGCCTCGACAATGTTGTTGGTTACAGTCCCAACAATAGAGACATAAAGGTTCGGCAGAGTCAAAATGACATGGTGTTATCGAATGAAGCAGTGATGAATTCTGGCTCAGGCTTTTCTAAATCAATCACTTTCCTATATCAAAAGCTTGATGAGGGGAACTTAGATAATTCAACATGGGCAGACTCAGAGTCATCTCAAGGATCAAATCTATATGTGTCTGATGACACTGAATTTTCCATCAGTGAACAAGGAGTAGAAATATCAGAAGAGGATTCGTTCGAATTTGATCAAACAGGAATTCAAGTAGTTGATATGTCTACAGTTGAAATCATTAATGTGGATGAGATTATTAAGGATGCTGACACGTTTGTTGACAAGAACGCAAGATGTGATTCACTGGATACTGTATACTCTAGGAATGTAAATGTTGATATGGCAGATAACATCAAGCATAGATTCAGTTTTTCATCCATCAATCTACCGTGCACGAAGGTTGAGGATTCAGTTCCTGAGACATCAGAGCTTCTTGACCAAGAAGAACACTACTTGAGAGTTGAATCAAATTATAAAGCACATAAAAAGTCACATAGCTTGGATGACATCATTGACTCTGTCACGAGTGATTTCTTAAAGACACTGGCATTGGAGAGTGATTCGTTTCGCTCAAGCTCTGATGCTGATCCCTTGTCTCCTAGAGAGCATCTTTTAAGACAGTTTGAAAGTGAGGCTCTAGCTTCAGATAACTTCGCTTTTGATTTTGATGCAATCGAGGAGGAATTGGGGGAAGATACACTTGGACACAACTGTGGGAATTATGCCGTGGATTCTGATTTATCTTTACTTATTGGTGCGGCCGAAGAGGAGTATGAAAGGGAAAATCAATCATTAATACAGAGAAGGAAGGCCAAGATTATTGAAGATCTGGAAACTGATACATTAATGCAACAATGGGGTTTAGATGAGAGGGACTTTCAAAATTCTCCAAGAACATGGGCTGGTGGATTTGGAAGTCCAATTGAACTATCCGACGAAGAACCATCCATATTACCATCAATTGGTGAAGGGCTTGGTTCGTTTGTTCAAACAACAAATGGTGGCTTTTTGAGGTCCATGTGTCCTTCCCTCTTCAAAAATGCTAAGAATCGTGGGAACCTCATCATTCAAGCATCTAATCCGGTTGTTCTACCAGCGAAAATGGGTAACGATATATTGGATATACTTCTGCACATGGCATCTGCTAGAGCTCAAGAGCTACATGATCACATCTCTAAATTAATGCCTTTGCAAGATATCACTGGAAAATCCATTAAGCATATTGTGTCGGATGCTGACACCAACACAGAAGCTCCCGGAAG GAAGGGATCATGGCAGCACGATTTCTTTGAAGAATTTCAAAGTAGTTATTTAACAGATAAAGACCAATGCTTGGACTCTGTGTCTCTAGAAGCTATAGCTCCTATGAGTGTTAATAAGATTGAAGCCCTTTTAATAGAAGGGTTGAGAATTCAATCTGGCATCTCAAATGAGGAGGCACCATCAAACATTCATGGAGAGATCAACAATGATCTTGATGGTTTGATGGGTCTGTCTGTAACATTGGATCAATGGTCGAGACTTGATTCTGGCATCATTCAAGGAAAACATAGTTTGGGACAAATTTTGAAGACCCTTAAAGCACACAATTATAAAGTCACTGAATTAGATAATGAAGGGTTGAAAAGTGCCGCAGATAATGCGGAAATAGATGACAACAATCGCACATATTTGGGAAATCACGTAACAGTTGCTTTTATGATCCAGCACAGAGATCCTCTAAGAAATTATGAAGCAGTTGGAGTTCCAATGCTGGTTTTAACTCAGGTAGAAAGAGTTGACAGCGATTTTGTTGAGAATGCAGATATAGATAAAGAAACCCTTCAATCTAGATTCAAAATCAAGGAGATTCATCTTGCAGGTGTCCTTAACAAAGGTGGAAACCGGCAAGTTTGGGGCACTGCGTCTCAGCAACAATCTGGGTTGCGTTGGTTGCTTGCGAGTGGCATGTGTAGTAGTACTGTCAAACATTCGTCTTCAAAATCAAAGTCGATTATTGTTAGACCATCTTCGCTGTTTACCAACAAGTCGATGAATCAGGATATCTTGTGGAGCATTTCTTGTGTTAAAGATAACATGGATATTAATGCACATATTAGGAATGTTGATATCATCTTCCCAAAGTGA
- the LOC123916453 gene encoding probable WRKY transcription factor 51 isoform X2 produces MSCCTNKMTERNPIAANSSSPDSDFSNQWCLELSDYMNLDDHNQWLQIDPTIEQSFVYQANEAGDTNTTTMSVKERVAFKTKSEIEVLDDGYRWRKYGKKMVKNSPNPRNYYRCSVEGCPVKKRVERDKDDIKYVITTYEGMHTHPNSC; encoded by the exons atgaGTTGTTGCACTAACAAAATGACAGAGAGAAATCCAATAGCAGCAAATTCATCATCACCTGACAGTGATTTTAGCAACCAATGGTGTTTGGAACTCTCCGACTACATGAATTTAGATGATCACAACCAATGGTTACAAATTGATCCTACAATTGAACAGTCTTTTGTTTATCAGGCTAATGAAGCAG GAGATACTAATACCACTACTATGAGTGTTAAAGAGAGAGTTGCATTCAAAACAAAGTCAGAGATTGAAGTACTTGATGATGGTTATAGATGGAGGAAATATGGAAAGAAAATGGTCAAGAATAGCCCCAATccaag GAACTATTATAGGTGTTCAGTAGAGGGATGTCCTGTTAAAAAGAGAGTTGAAAGAGATAAAGATGATATAAAGTATGTGATAACAACCTATGAAGGCATGCACACCCACCCAAATTCTTGCTAG
- the LOC123916453 gene encoding probable WRKY transcription factor 50 isoform X1 has protein sequence MSCCTNKMTERNPIAANSSSPDSDFSNQWCLELSDYMNLDDHNQWLQIDPTIEQSFVYQANEAGGSHINEGSSSSTRDTNTTTMSVKERVAFKTKSEIEVLDDGYRWRKYGKKMVKNSPNPRNYYRCSVEGCPVKKRVERDKDDIKYVITTYEGMHTHPNSC, from the exons atgaGTTGTTGCACTAACAAAATGACAGAGAGAAATCCAATAGCAGCAAATTCATCATCACCTGACAGTGATTTTAGCAACCAATGGTGTTTGGAACTCTCCGACTACATGAATTTAGATGATCACAACCAATGGTTACAAATTGATCCTACAATTGAACAGTCTTTTGTTTATCAGGCTAATGAAGCAGGTGGCAGCCACATTAATGAAGGATCTTCTAGTTCTACTA GAGATACTAATACCACTACTATGAGTGTTAAAGAGAGAGTTGCATTCAAAACAAAGTCAGAGATTGAAGTACTTGATGATGGTTATAGATGGAGGAAATATGGAAAGAAAATGGTCAAGAATAGCCCCAATccaag GAACTATTATAGGTGTTCAGTAGAGGGATGTCCTGTTAAAAAGAGAGTTGAAAGAGATAAAGATGATATAAAGTATGTGATAACAACCTATGAAGGCATGCACACCCACCCAAATTCTTGCTAG
- the LOC123916469 gene encoding 17.9 kDa class II heat shock protein-like, translating into MDFRLMGLDSHPVLHSLMDLSDETSSDKASHNAPTWCYVRDAKAMAATPADVKEYPNSYLFVIDMPGLKSGDIKVQVEDDNVLVISGERKREEEKEGVKYLRMERRIGKFMRKFVLPENANTDAVSAVCQDGVLTVSVEKLSPPQPKKPRTIEVKIA; encoded by the coding sequence ATGGATTTCAGATTGATGGGTTTGGATTCTCACCCAGTTCTTCATTCTCTGATGGATCTTTCAGACGAAACTTCTTCCGACAAGGCATCACACAATGCTCCGACATGGTGCTACGTGAGAGACGCAAAGGCAATGGCTGCTACTCCGGCGGACGTGAAGGAATATCCGAATTCGTACTTGTTTGTGATTGATATGCCGGGGTTGAAATCTGGTGACATAAAGGTTCAGGTTGAAGATGATAATGTGCTTGTGATAAGTGGTGAGAGGAAGAgggaagaagagaaagaaggtgTTAAGTATTTGAGAATGGAGCGAAGGATTGGAAAGTTTATGAGGAAATTTGTTCTTCCTGAGAATGCTAATACTGATGCTGTTTCTGCTGTGTGTCAAGATGGGGTGCTAACTGTTTCTGTTGAGAAATTGTCTCCTCCTCAGCCTAAGAAGCCAAGAACCATTGAGGTTAAGATTGCTTGA
- the LOC123916476 gene encoding 17.9 kDa class II heat shock protein-like, with translation MDLRLMGLDSPVLHALHQMMDLSDDTSSDKASHNAPTRSYVRDAKAMAATPADVKENPNSYVFVIDMPGLKSGDIKVQVEDDNVLVISGERKREEEKEGVKYLRMERRVGKFMRKFVLPENANTDAVSAVCQDGVLTVSVDKLPPPQPKKPRTIEVKIA, from the coding sequence ATGGATTTGAGATTGATGGGTTTGGATTCTCCAGTTCTTCATGCTCTCCACCAAATGATGGACCTTTCAGACGATACTTCTTCCGACAAGGCATCGCACAATGCTCCGACGAGGTCCTACGTGAGAGACGCGAAGGCAATGGCTGCTACTCCGGCGGACGTGAAGGAAAATCCGAATTCATACGTGTTTGTGATCGACATGCCGGGGTTGAAATCTGGTGACATTAAGGTTCAGGTTGAAGATGACAATGTTCTTGTGATAAGTGGAGAGAGGAAGAgggaagaagagaaagaaggtgTTAAGTATTTGAGAATGGAGCGAAGGGTTGGAAAGTTTATGAGGAAATTTGTTCTTCCTGAGAATGCTAATACTGATGCTGTTTCTGCTGTGTGTCAAGATGGGGTTCTCACTGTTTCTGTTGACAAATTGCCTCCTCCTCAGCCTAAGAAGCCTAGGACTATTGAGGTTAAGATTGCTTGA